GAGCAGAGCGACGCATTCGGCGAAATCTGGCTGGTGCGCGAGCAGCCCGGCGCGGCGCCGGCCGAAAAGCCGGATTCGTGATGCACTACTGCCCAGCGAGCTGGGCGGCTAGGTATCATTTTGCACGGCATTCAGGCGCTTTACCTGCGCGGCTTGTCTCGCAACCGATCTGGTTTAAACTGTGCCTTTCACCGTGCGCGGACCAGGTAACTTCTCCTTGGTTTGATCTCCTGCGCTCGCCTGTTTTGTGAACCGTATCCGAGCCTGATGTGACCCTGCCCGTATGGTTCACAACGTTCCCGTCAAAACGCTGACGCATCGCGGCATCACGATCGAGGGGTATTCGCGCGCCGCCGTGCAGACCTATTGGCGCGTTCCGGAGTTCAAGCTCGGCTTCGACCTGGGGGCTCATCCGTGGGACTTCATGGCCACGCCCAACTGGTTTATCTCGCATACGCATCTGGATCACGTGGCGGCCTTGCCGGTCTATGTGGCGCGGCGGCGGATGATGAAGATGGAGCCCCCCACGATCTACCTGCCCGAGCAGGCAGTCGAGGGGGTCGATCGCATTCTGAAGCTGTTCACGCGACTGGACCGGGGCCGGCTGCCGTGCCAGTTGGTGGGCCTGAAACCGGGGGACGAAGTCGAAATGTCACGCGAGCACGTGGTCACGGTCTCGGCCACGGCCCATCGCGTGCCGTCGTTGGGTTTCATCGTCTGGGAGCGCCGCCGCAAGCTGCGGCCTGAGTTTCAGGACCTGCCAGGCGACAAGATTCGCGACCTGCGCCTGGCTGGCACCGATGTCACCGAAGAGCGGCGCATGCCACGCGTGGCCTACATCGGCGATAGCGCGCCCGAGGGATTGGACGCCTGTCCCGCGATGTTCGAGGCCCAGATACTGATCACGGAAATGACATTCGTGGCCGCCCGGCACCGCAAGGAAAAGATCCACAAGTACGGCCACATGCACCTCGATGATATCGTCGCCCGCCGGGAGCAGTTCAAGAACGAGATCATCATCGCCGCACACTTCAGCACCCGCTATCACACCAAGCAGATCCGGCAGATGGTCGAAGCGGCGGTGCCCGACATGCTCGACGGACGTTTGCACTTGTGGGTGTAGTTCGCCGACATTCCAGGGTGGGAACGCGGGCACGGCTACACCAGCCCCCATTTCTTCCGCAGCCACCATTCGACGCCCAGTAGCGCGATCAGCAGCAAGAAAAAGGGCCAAGTGTCCCACAGCGTGCGCTTGACCATGGTCTCGACTTCGAGCTGCTCCAACTGCTTTCGGATCGACTCGAAGAGCGATCCCAATTGGTCAGCGGCGATCGTTTTGCCGCCGGTCATCGCCGCCAGGCTTTCCATCATCCCCCGGTCGGCCGCCGGATT
Above is a window of Pirellulales bacterium DNA encoding:
- a CDS encoding MBL fold metallo-hydrolase — encoded protein: MVHNVPVKTLTHRGITIEGYSRAAVQTYWRVPEFKLGFDLGAHPWDFMATPNWFISHTHLDHVAALPVYVARRRMMKMEPPTIYLPEQAVEGVDRILKLFTRLDRGRLPCQLVGLKPGDEVEMSREHVVTVSATAHRVPSLGFIVWERRRKLRPEFQDLPGDKIRDLRLAGTDVTEERRMPRVAYIGDSAPEGLDACPAMFEAQILITEMTFVAARHRKEKIHKYGHMHLDDIVARREQFKNEIIIAAHFSTRYHTKQIRQMVEAAVPDMLDGRLHLWV